One stretch of Methylococcus capsulatus DNA includes these proteins:
- a CDS encoding DUF1294 domain-containing protein, producing MGKLSPFQVGELVVWQDEKGFGFIRPFAGERDLFIHISAFKKGMSRRPQVGDIVHYRIETEADGRERLRHAAIEGIKYAPPRFGPIKVKPLERSPYVNGVVGLPFLLSTWLLWSVGNPVPLLMYVFISAITLFLYGLDKRSSITGHWRVPETYLHLFALFGGWPGALIAQREYRHKLRKSRFQIIFRAIIALHALIWSIVIGFELSTPRAMEMILV from the coding sequence ATGGGGAAGCTATCGCCATTCCAGGTCGGTGAGCTGGTGGTCTGGCAGGATGAAAAGGGGTTCGGCTTCATCCGCCCCTTCGCAGGCGAGCGTGATCTCTTCATCCACATCAGCGCTTTCAAAAAGGGTATGAGCCGCCGGCCCCAGGTTGGAGATATCGTGCATTACCGCATCGAGACCGAGGCCGATGGCCGGGAGCGGCTGCGGCACGCCGCAATCGAGGGGATCAAGTACGCCCCACCGCGTTTCGGTCCCATCAAGGTCAAACCCCTGGAACGCTCGCCTTACGTCAACGGCGTCGTCGGCCTTCCCTTCCTGTTGTCGACCTGGCTGCTGTGGAGCGTGGGCAACCCCGTTCCTCTCTTGATGTACGTGTTCATCAGCGCCATCACGCTTTTCCTCTATGGGCTGGACAAGCGCTCCTCGATCACCGGGCACTGGCGGGTGCCTGAAACCTATCTGCATCTGTTCGCCCTGTTCGGCGGCTGGCCGGGGGCCTTGATCGCCCAGCGGGAATACCGGCACAAGCTCAGGAAGTCACGGTTTCAGATCATTTTCAGAGCAATCATTGCCTTGCATGCTCTGATTTGGAGCATAGTGATAGGTTTCGAATTATCCACTCCCCGGGCCATGGAAATGATCTTGGTGTAA
- a CDS encoding efflux RND transporter permease subunit, with the protein MAKSNDERGLTAAIVRIFITSKLSLVFLIASFLLGAAALLLTPREEEPQIVVPVADVFISAPGASAEEVEKLVATPLESRLREIDGVEYVYSASRAGEAMVTVRFYVGEDREDSLLKVWSKLMSNKDAIPSIVESWLVKPVEIDDVPILTFTLSSSNPLYDAATLRRLADEMKDKLSSREDTGRIYVVGGQRRTVRIHPDPARLAAHGLDLGSLMQALRGANVKLEAGSFDRANRSVDLEAGPHYASAGEVADTAVGHRDGRVVRLREVAEVIDGPAEVESYTRIGFGAAAAESRSVGQNAVARPGEERQAVTLAVAKRRGANAVSVSERVIEEVKGLYGTLIPEDVTVTISRDYGETANHKVNELVKHLFIAIVTIIVLLAFALGPKEAFIVALAVPMTLGITLLFDLVFGYTINRVTLFALILSLGLLVDDPIVDVENIFRHFKLRREPPLEAAITAVDEVRPPTIFATFTVIVSFLPMFFITGMMGPYMAPMAFNVPIAMLMSLLVAFTVTPWASYYLLKSEYGTGEAAYSLQDSPIYKFYHRTLGALVLRPGRAKLFIWLMVGALVASSLLAVTRVVPLKLLPFDNKNELQLVIDMPRDASLERTDAVARALGEYLARVNEVTDFETYVGLASPMDFNGMVRHYYLRRGGHVGEIRISLLPKERREQQSHEIALRLRPEVERIAARFGAKAKIVETPPGPPVLSTFVAEVYGPLNAEPAELERVTERVRDDIAGIAGMVDVDDLVDEPKTLIRYRVDRDKAALNGLSVAALAEALQAATAGYPIGTVHVRGEREPLEIVIRLPRAERSSMAELMTLEVRGADGRLVPLGELGTLVEDQADRVIYHKNLLRLNYVTAEMAGRTPVEAVLDWGDIEKARPLPAGYKVDLAGEGEWKITVDVFRDLGLAFGAALVMIYVLLVAQTGSLGMPLVIMVAIPLTIIGIMPGFWLLNLLFTSPVAGYDNPILFTATGMIGMIALAGIVVRNSIILIDFIERLREQGRPLFDALVEAGATRLRPIFLTAGAAMFGSFVITLDPIFSGLAWSFIFGIFASTLFTLWVVPVVYWMINRQVPR; encoded by the coding sequence ATGGCCAAATCCAACGACGAACGGGGCCTGACGGCGGCGATCGTCCGCATTTTCATTACTTCCAAGCTGTCACTGGTCTTCCTCATCGCCTCTTTCCTGCTCGGGGCGGCGGCCTTGCTGCTGACGCCCCGGGAAGAGGAGCCGCAGATCGTGGTCCCGGTGGCGGACGTCTTCATCAGTGCGCCGGGTGCTTCGGCCGAAGAGGTCGAGAAGCTGGTGGCGACGCCCCTGGAGAGCCGGCTGCGGGAGATCGACGGGGTGGAGTACGTCTATTCCGCCTCCCGCGCCGGGGAGGCCATGGTGACGGTGCGTTTCTACGTCGGTGAAGACCGGGAGGACAGTCTGCTCAAGGTGTGGAGCAAGCTGATGTCGAACAAGGACGCCATTCCTTCCATCGTCGAGTCCTGGCTGGTCAAGCCGGTGGAAATCGACGACGTTCCCATCCTCACCTTCACCCTGTCTTCGTCCAATCCGTTGTACGATGCGGCGACGCTGCGGCGCCTGGCCGACGAGATGAAGGACAAGCTGTCTTCTCGGGAGGATACCGGCCGGATCTACGTAGTCGGCGGTCAGCGGCGGACGGTGCGGATCCATCCGGACCCGGCCCGGTTGGCGGCCCATGGTCTGGATCTCGGCAGCCTGATGCAGGCATTGCGGGGCGCCAACGTCAAGCTGGAAGCCGGGAGCTTCGACCGCGCCAATCGCAGCGTCGACCTGGAAGCCGGCCCGCATTACGCCTCCGCCGGCGAGGTCGCGGACACCGCCGTCGGTCACCGTGACGGCCGGGTGGTGCGGCTGCGCGAGGTGGCCGAGGTGATCGACGGGCCGGCCGAGGTCGAAAGCTACACCCGCATCGGCTTCGGTGCCGCAGCGGCGGAGAGCCGGTCGGTCGGCCAGAACGCCGTCGCCCGCCCCGGCGAGGAGCGCCAGGCCGTGACTCTGGCCGTCGCCAAGCGCCGTGGCGCCAACGCGGTCAGCGTGAGTGAGCGGGTCATCGAGGAGGTGAAGGGCCTTTACGGCACGCTCATCCCGGAAGACGTGACCGTGACGATCTCGCGCGATTATGGTGAGACCGCGAACCATAAGGTCAACGAGTTGGTGAAGCATCTCTTCATCGCCATCGTCACCATCATCGTGCTGCTGGCTTTCGCGCTGGGGCCGAAGGAAGCCTTCATCGTCGCGCTGGCGGTGCCGATGACGCTGGGTATCACCCTGCTGTTCGACCTCGTCTTCGGCTACACCATCAACCGCGTCACCCTGTTCGCCCTGATTCTCTCGCTGGGCCTTCTGGTGGACGATCCCATCGTCGACGTCGAGAACATCTTCCGCCATTTCAAGCTGCGCCGCGAACCACCCCTGGAGGCCGCGATCACCGCGGTGGACGAAGTCCGGCCGCCAACCATCTTCGCGACATTCACCGTCATCGTCTCGTTCCTGCCGATGTTCTTCATCACCGGCATGATGGGGCCCTACATGGCGCCGATGGCCTTCAACGTGCCGATCGCCATGCTGATGTCACTGCTGGTCGCCTTTACCGTCACCCCCTGGGCCAGCTATTACCTGCTGAAGAGCGAATATGGCACGGGCGAGGCCGCGTATTCTCTGCAGGACAGCCCCATTTACAAGTTCTACCACCGCACCCTCGGCGCTTTGGTGTTGCGGCCCGGACGCGCCAAGCTGTTCATCTGGCTGATGGTCGGTGCCCTGGTGGCGTCGAGCCTGCTCGCCGTAACGCGGGTGGTGCCGCTGAAGCTGCTGCCATTCGACAACAAGAACGAGCTGCAACTGGTGATCGACATGCCGCGCGATGCCAGCCTCGAACGCACCGACGCCGTGGCGCGGGCGCTGGGCGAATACCTGGCGCGGGTCAACGAAGTCACCGATTTCGAAACTTATGTGGGCCTGGCCTCGCCCATGGATTTCAACGGCATGGTGCGTCATTACTACCTGCGTCGAGGCGGCCACGTCGGCGAAATCCGCATCAGTCTGCTGCCGAAGGAGCGGCGTGAGCAGCAGTCGCACGAGATTGCGCTGCGGCTACGCCCGGAGGTGGAGCGCATCGCCGCGCGCTTCGGGGCCAAGGCCAAGATCGTGGAAACCCCGCCCGGGCCACCGGTGCTCTCTACTTTCGTCGCCGAAGTCTACGGGCCACTCAACGCCGAACCCGCCGAGCTGGAGCGGGTGACCGAACGGGTGCGGGACGACATCGCCGGCATCGCCGGCATGGTCGATGTCGACGATCTGGTGGATGAGCCTAAGACCCTGATCCGCTATCGGGTCGATCGCGACAAAGCAGCGCTCAACGGACTCAGCGTGGCGGCGCTGGCTGAGGCTTTGCAAGCCGCGACGGCCGGATACCCCATCGGCACCGTGCATGTACGGGGAGAGCGGGAGCCGCTCGAAATCGTAATCCGCCTACCACGCGCCGAGCGATCGTCCATGGCCGAACTCATGACGCTCGAGGTGAGGGGAGCGGACGGCCGGCTCGTGCCGCTTGGCGAGCTCGGGACCTTGGTCGAGGACCAGGCCGACCGGGTCATCTACCACAAGAATCTGCTCCGCCTGAATTACGTCACCGCCGAAATGGCCGGCCGCACCCCGGTCGAAGCGGTGCTGGACTGGGGCGACATCGAGAAGGCCAGGCCGTTGCCTGCGGGCTACAAGGTCGACCTGGCTGGGGAAGGGGAATGGAAGATCACCGTCGATGTGTTCCGAGACCTGGGGCTGGCCTTCGGCGCCGCGCTAGTGATGATCTATGTGCTGCTGGTGGCTCAGACCGGTTCGCTTGGCATGCCCCTGGTCATCATGGTGGCCATACCACTGACCATCATCGGCATCATGCCCGGATTCTGGCTGCTGAACCTGCTGTTTACTTCGCCGGTAGCCGGCTACGACAATCCCATCCTATTCACCGCCACCGGCATGATCGGCATGATCGCCCTGGCCGGTATCGTGGTGCGCAATTCCATCATCCTCATCGACTTCATCGAGCGCTTGAGGGAGCAAGGCAGGCCGCTGTTCGATGCACTGGTCGAAGCCGGTGCCACTCGCCTTAGACCTATCTTCCTCACCGCTGGCGCCGCTATGTTCGGCTCCTTTGTCATCACCCTGGATCCGATCTTCTCCGGTCTGGCTTGGAGTTTCATTTTCGGCATCTTCGCCTCTACTCTGTTCACCCTGTGGGTCGTCCCCGTCGTCTACTGGATGATCAACCGACAGGTGCCCCGCTGA
- a CDS encoding efflux RND transporter periplasmic adaptor subunit, with amino-acid sequence MHAQAHGSNSRKTLLYAAVAVSALVLMLIWMEGGFVGKAVPGLRAEEQAEPVRGQRYTLAPRTIAETSAWPATVSARVVARISPKVAGRITEITRRVGDRVHRGEVLARLEAKELGARLGQARAQLAAAEAEAVRARAELIRSESLYAKEAATRQTLETAQAAARAANAQVKAAQDAIAEAGSLFGETELKSPVDGTVVSRELDRGDTAMPGIPVLTVQESGRLRIEGAVAERCAGALRAGVPLTARGGSPEQVYPVEVDELAPAADPATRTVWFKARLPDAAAWQPGAYVSVELPCGQREVLLIPAAAVTRIGQIESVRLVEQDRSVLRHIRTGRSHDGQLEVLAGLESGDTIQIPSP; translated from the coding sequence ATGCACGCTCAAGCGCACGGTTCGAATTCCCGCAAGACACTGTTGTATGCCGCTGTGGCCGTCTCGGCCCTGGTCCTGATGCTGATCTGGATGGAGGGCGGCTTCGTCGGTAAAGCGGTGCCGGGGCTACGGGCCGAGGAGCAGGCCGAACCGGTGAGGGGGCAGAGGTACACACTGGCGCCGCGGACCATCGCGGAGACGTCCGCTTGGCCAGCTACCGTGTCCGCCCGGGTCGTCGCGCGCATCTCGCCCAAAGTCGCGGGGCGTATCACCGAGATCACCCGCAGGGTGGGTGACCGGGTGCATCGGGGCGAAGTCTTGGCGCGGCTGGAAGCCAAGGAGCTGGGTGCCCGGCTCGGCCAGGCCAGGGCGCAGCTTGCTGCGGCCGAAGCCGAGGCAGTGCGGGCCCGCGCCGAGCTGATCCGCAGCGAAAGCCTCTATGCCAAGGAAGCGGCCACCCGCCAGACTCTGGAAACGGCCCAGGCCGCCGCCCGCGCCGCGAACGCCCAGGTGAAGGCGGCGCAGGATGCCATCGCTGAGGCCGGTTCGCTGTTTGGCGAGACCGAACTGAAGTCGCCGGTGGATGGTACCGTGGTGTCGCGCGAACTCGACCGGGGCGACACCGCCATGCCCGGCATACCGGTGCTGACGGTGCAGGAAAGCGGCAGGCTGCGGATCGAAGGCGCGGTCGCCGAGCGCTGCGCGGGGGCTCTGCGGGCCGGAGTCCCACTGACGGCACGGGGCGGCTCGCCCGAGCAGGTCTATCCGGTCGAGGTGGACGAACTCGCCCCTGCAGCCGATCCGGCCACCCGTACGGTCTGGTTCAAGGCGCGCCTGCCCGATGCCGCGGCCTGGCAGCCGGGTGCCTATGTCAGTGTGGAGCTGCCTTGTGGTCAGCGTGAGGTGCTGCTGATTCCCGCGGCTGCCGTGACGCGCATCGGCCAGATCGAGAGCGTGCGCCTCGTCGAACAGGACCGTTCCGTATTGCGCCACATCCGTACCGGTCGGTCCCACGATGGCCAGCTTGAAGTCCTGGCGGGGCTGGAGTCGGGTGATACCATCCAGATTCCGAGCCCCTGA
- a CDS encoding TolC family protein: MNSIEIRSGRFRMRFSPVLLALVLGSPPVFPAAGGARLTLQQAIELAWERNPDIHAAEARLGQAQASVEEAAAAFYPRLTARVGYDYSDNPALAFSYVVAQRRFNFDMNINHPGYVENFRPEVFTTWSIFRGGQDYYRKKAAELGVEVAELEHSALRNQLAAAVTAAYYALLEAPRQVEVSKKSVEAVTSELEHTRHRYQAGSSLKSDVLSLEVRLAQSRENETHALNSVELARAAIKTLLGGESAASLEAVEPAASGAAGRERMEKVLAQALSQRPEMQAATSQVALRQHELDMERGARLPRVNAFAAYGQNSRTPGFSTEQGNVTLGVSAELDLYAGGAVTARISAAEKRLTEAQALEMRTRLEIEEEVRKAYLQLEEALSRKDAAEAGARSAEEALRLVHEQYRGGAATVTRYLEAEADRAQAQTRAIAARYAVEVAEANLKKASGFWR, encoded by the coding sequence ATGAATTCGATAGAAATCAGGTCTGGCCGTTTTCGGATGCGGTTCTCTCCGGTCCTATTGGCACTGGTGCTCGGGAGTCCGCCGGTTTTTCCCGCCGCCGGGGGGGCTCGGCTGACCTTGCAGCAGGCCATCGAACTGGCCTGGGAAAGGAATCCGGACATCCATGCCGCCGAGGCCCGGCTGGGCCAGGCCCAGGCCAGCGTCGAGGAAGCCGCTGCGGCGTTTTATCCCCGCCTCACCGCACGCGTCGGCTATGACTATTCGGACAATCCGGCACTGGCGTTCTCCTATGTGGTAGCCCAGCGCCGCTTCAATTTCGACATGAACATCAACCATCCGGGCTATGTCGAGAACTTCCGCCCGGAGGTGTTCACGACCTGGTCGATCTTTCGCGGTGGCCAGGACTATTACCGTAAGAAGGCGGCCGAACTGGGCGTCGAGGTCGCGGAATTGGAGCACTCGGCCCTGCGCAACCAGCTGGCAGCGGCGGTGACCGCCGCCTATTACGCGCTGCTCGAAGCGCCGCGTCAGGTCGAGGTCTCGAAGAAATCGGTGGAAGCGGTCACCAGCGAACTCGAACACACGCGCCACCGGTATCAGGCCGGTTCCAGCCTCAAATCCGACGTGCTCTCGCTGGAAGTCCGGCTGGCGCAGTCCCGCGAAAACGAAACCCACGCGCTGAACTCGGTCGAACTCGCCCGCGCCGCCATCAAAACCCTGCTCGGTGGCGAATCGGCGGCCAGCCTGGAGGCGGTGGAGCCGGCCGCCAGCGGTGCCGCAGGCCGGGAGAGGATGGAAAAAGTGCTGGCCCAGGCCCTGTCTCAGCGGCCGGAAATGCAGGCGGCCACCAGCCAGGTTGCCCTGCGTCAGCACGAGCTCGACATGGAGCGGGGCGCGCGGTTGCCCAGAGTCAATGCCTTTGCGGCCTACGGTCAGAACAGTCGGACGCCCGGCTTTTCCACGGAGCAGGGCAACGTCACGCTGGGTGTCAGCGCCGAACTCGATCTCTACGCAGGCGGCGCGGTCACGGCCCGGATTTCCGCCGCCGAGAAGCGACTGACGGAAGCCCAGGCGCTGGAAATGCGCACCCGGCTGGAAATCGAAGAGGAAGTACGCAAGGCCTATTTGCAGCTCGAGGAAGCCTTGTCGCGCAAGGACGCGGCGGAAGCGGGCGCCAGGTCGGCGGAGGAAGCGCTGCGGCTGGTGCATGAACAATACCGGGGAGGCGCGGCGACGGTGACGCGTTATCTCGAAGCCGAGGCCGACCGCGCCCAGGCCCAGACCCGCGCCATTGCCGCCCGCTATGCCGTGGAAGTCGCGGAGGCGAATCTGAAGAAGGCTTCGGGTTTCTGGCGCTAG